A genomic region of Streptosporangium lutulentum contains the following coding sequences:
- a CDS encoding IclR family transcriptional regulator, which translates to MQNQPMYPLKAVENALVTIKFLWERGEVRVADVADHLGVARSTAHRVLAMLVFHGFAIQDARRIYRPGPALRETEATRPDLVTVAHPHLRELGRLIEETVHLMVLQGNGVRFVDGVEGPQALHVSSRIGMLLPAHATSGGKALLAELPEEELRALYPRGVSTEVSAIGDLAALRRELDGVRRRGYAVNSEESERGVRAVGVCVRDGAGRAVAAAAIAVPSVRWPKRRLAELAAPLAAAAARISAALAG; encoded by the coding sequence ATGCAGAATCAGCCCATGTATCCGCTCAAGGCGGTGGAGAACGCGCTGGTGACGATCAAGTTCCTGTGGGAGAGGGGCGAGGTCAGGGTGGCCGACGTCGCCGATCACCTGGGGGTGGCCAGGTCCACCGCTCATCGGGTGCTGGCGATGCTGGTCTTCCACGGCTTCGCGATCCAGGACGCGCGCCGGATCTACCGGCCCGGCCCGGCGCTCCGGGAGACGGAGGCGACCCGGCCCGATCTGGTCACGGTGGCCCATCCGCACCTGCGGGAGCTCGGCCGGCTGATCGAGGAGACCGTCCATCTGATGGTGCTGCAGGGAAACGGCGTCCGGTTCGTGGACGGTGTCGAGGGGCCGCAGGCGCTGCATGTGAGCAGCCGGATCGGGATGCTGCTGCCCGCGCACGCGACCTCCGGCGGCAAGGCGCTTCTGGCCGAGTTGCCGGAGGAGGAACTGCGCGCGCTGTATCCCCGGGGCGTGTCGACCGAGGTCTCGGCCATCGGTGACCTCGCCGCGCTCCGTCGTGAGCTGGACGGCGTCCGCCGCCGTGGATACGCCGTCAACAGCGAGGAGAGCGAGCGGGGCGTGCGCGCGGTGGGCGTCTGCGTCCGCGACGGCGCCGGGCGGGCGGTGGCCGCCGCCGCGATCGCCGTGCCGAGTGTGCGCTGGCCGAAGCGCCGGCTGGCCGAACTGGCGGCCCCGCTCGCCGCCGCCGCCGCACGGATCAGCGCGGCTCTGGCGGGGTAG